The Candidatus Zixiibacteriota bacterium genome segment GCGTCATCGTTGAAGACGAACCCGCTCGAGGCTTCGACGATCCAGGGCCGCGAGTACTCGATGTCGAGTTCGGCGTACATGACCGAATCGGCGTTGGAGACATCCCACACGCCGATACGCGACACGAGGCCGTAGAGCGGCGAGAGGTCGTCGTTGAGATTCGTGGCCGGCGTGCTGTAGTCGTGGAAGTTGCGGTTGCCGGTGGCGCCGGGGAACGGATCCCCCGCATCGCCGGAGCTCCCGGCGTACTCAAGCTGGAACTGGCCGTCCGCCTGCTCCAGCGCGATGCGGTAGGGCGGGTACCGGTTGCTGCCCGTACCGGCGGCCGTGCCGGCGTCGTAGTGCCAGATGCACAGGCCGGATCCCGGGATGTTCGTGTCAAACCCCGTCTGGCGGCGGTTCTCGATCAGCCAGTATTCCGAACTCCCGGTGGTCGCGTTTCTCAGCCGGTAGACCACCGGGTTGTATTCCACGGCCGGGATAGCCGCCAGCTTGATGTTCTGCGTCACGTCGATGATCGTCACCAGCCCGGCCTGCGCCTTGCACCACCCGTCGAGGTGCGCCGGCCGCTTGGACCCGAACAGGTAGTTCCCGTTCCCCATGAGTGACCAGTGCCCCGCTCCGCTGGAACCCTCGGCGTAGGTGACGTCATAGAGGTCCGGCAGCCCCAGCACGTGGCCGAACTCGTGGCAGAAGACCCCGATGGCGGAGAGGTGGTCCCCCGCTTCCTCCGGGTTCATCGTGTAGTACTTCACCTGCACGCCGTCGCGCGTGGCGTTGATGGACGCCTTGTGCGACCAGATGCCGAAGATTCCTTCCTCGGCGCCGCGGCCCGCGTGGATGACGATAACTGCGTCGACGTCGTTGTCGCCGTTGGTGTACTGGGTGTAATCGATGTCCGGGTCGGCGAGGTTCGTGAGATCATAGACAAGCTCGGCGCTGCGCGAGAGGCCGTCGTCGGAGCCGACGTAGTAGGCGTAGGTATTCGGCGCCGTGTACGGACCGTAGATGTCCCCGGCGAGGTACAGGCCCCCATAGGTGACTTCGCGGTAGTAGTCGGTCATCGATCCGGTCGGGTTGATGATTGCGCCGGCGGTGTCGATGGTGCTGTCCGAAAAGAGGATCGAGTCGAACACGGCGTTGGTGCCGTTGGCGTACCCGCCGCTCATGCGGTTGTCGGTGAATTCCACCAGGAGCACGATCACTTTCACCGTGTCCGGACCGGCCTGGGCGGCCATCGCCCGCGGCTCCTTGCCGGGCTGCCAGATCGGTGTCTCATTGGGAGCGCAGCCGCCGCGCGCCTTGAACGCCTGCCAAGCGTCGACCTTCTCCTTCCACACTCCCTCGGCTTTCCATTTTTCGATCGCCTCCGGGTGCGGGGCCACAGCTGCCGCCGAACCGGCCAGGGCGAGCAGCAACAGGGAAATGAACGTCACACGTGTCATACGGGGAACCTTCGCTGTCCTTATCGCGGTGTATGAATTCTACTTACCCTGTAAACTCCGCCGCACGCCGTTCGTTTCCCGGAAAATCGATATTCCGGGACTATTTTAGAAGCACCATCTTCCGCGTCTGCTGGGTGTCGCCCACGGTCAGGCGGTAGAAGTACACGCCGCTGGCCAGATCCCCCGCCGCTTCCCAGTCGACCGCGTGCCGCCCGGGGGCCAGCGGCCCTTCGTGCAGCACCGTCACTTCCTGTCCCAGCGTGTTGTAGATCTTCAGCGACACCTCGGCGGCCCTCGGCAGATCGAAACGAATCCGCGTGGTCGGGTTGAAGGGGTTCGGGTAGTTCTGGTGCAGTTCGAAGGCTGCCGGCAGACCGTCCGGCCGCTCGTCCGCTGCCGCTGTCGCCTCGTCGTACATCCGGCGGGCCGCTGCCGCCGCGGCTTCGAAATCCGCCTCCGCGAGGCCTGCGACAAAGGCCAGAGCTATGGTGACCGAATCCCTTGGCGGGATCGAAAACGGTCCGGCGCCGACGATCACAAAACGATCGTCACCGGACGCCTCGCCGAGATCCACCCCGGACCGGGATAGTATATCATATAACTCCCCGCCCGAAAAGCCCGTTTTTGCGCCGGCTTGGTTGGCGAAGGCGCTGAACGAAACCGCCCCGTCCAGCCCCATCAGCGCCGCCCGGGAACCATCGGCGCCCGCCGTCACAATCATGTTGAGATTCGCATCGTAGGCCACCGTCTCCGCGCCGCCCAGGTCGTAGTCGGCCAAGAGGCCGAAGCGGAGGTTGGTGAGCGGTTCGATGCTCGTGTTTTTGAGACGAAACTTGACAACCAGCAGGCTGCTGTGGTCCATCCCCGGGTAGCTCACCGTTTCCTGCCGGACCGTGATGGGAATCGAGATCTCCGCCCCGCGGTCGTCGTACTCGGCCGTCCGGTGCCGGCCGCCGTCCAGGTCCACCCACTCCTCGCTGAGCGGCGCGACAGGGAGGAAATCGGAGGCGGCGAACCCGCCGTCGGCGCCCCGCACGCCGGTGGAGAGCTGAAGGGCGTTGCGCCCGATGATCACGCCGGCCTCGTACAGCAGGTTGTCGCTGCCGCCGACTGTGAACCCCTCCCCCCGCACATTATATATCGAGCCGGGCGCCAGCCCGAACATGCCGAAATCCGACACCGTCAAGTCCATCTGCGCTGTCCGGTGGGTGGCGAAGCTGCCCGCCGGCGCCACCCCGACCGGGAGCGTGAAGGTCAGTGTGTCCGTGTGCTCTGCGAGATTGTACTCGTACCGGACGCAGAGAGTGAAGGCCGCCGTCTGGCCATGATAGAGCGTATCGCTGAAGGTCGCTGTCAACGGCGCCCCGTTGACCGCGCTCAGCAGGTCGCCGCCGAACAGGTAGATCACTTCCCCCGACTCGACTGTGACGCCCGAGGCCGCCGGGGCCGCGAGAGTGGCCGTCGCCCGGACAATATTGGCCGCCGGGTTGCGCAGCGTGATCGCCAGGTCGAAGCGCTCGCCCGGCACCGCCAGCCCGTCGCCCGAAACCGCCACCCGGCTGATGGAGAAATCGGGCGCCACCGGATCCGGGATGTACTGGAGCAGCCGCGCGGCATCGACGATCCCGTAGCCGTAGCTGTTGTCCTCTCCGAGCGGCCCCAGGTCGCGGGCGGCCGCGATAAAGGCGCTCTTGATGTCGGCGGCCGACACGTTGGGATTATACTGGCGGACGAGCGCCACCAGTCCGGCCACGAACGGCGCGGCCATCGAGGTGCCCGTGAGCACCTTGTACCCGCCGTCTTTGTACGACGACCGGATACTCACGCCCGGGGCGACCAGCTCCGGCTTCACCGACACCTGGTCGCACGATGCCGGACCCCGGCTGGAGAAGCTCGCGACCGCGTTGTTGGCATCGACGGCGCCGACCGCGAAGGCGCTCAGCGGACTGAGCACCATGTCGGCCGGGTTGCGCAGCGTCATGGCGTTCGGCCCTTCGTTGCCGGCCGCAAACACCGTCACCACGCCGGCCGCCTCCACGTTCTCGATCGCCGCGGCAAACGTCCGGTCGCACGGCGTGAAGAGACCTTTCGGGATCCCCCAGCTGTTCAGGATCACGTCGGGCACATCGTCGGTCGTCATCGTGTCCCCGTCCGGATTGAGCGCCCACTGGAAAGCTTCGAGAATGTCGGCGATGGTGGTCGAGAGCGGCCGTCCCTGGTCGATCACGCCGGCCGTGATCCACTCCGCGTCCGGGGCCACGCCGATCGTGTCCGCCCCGTCGGAGCCGACCATGATGCCCATCGTGTGGGTACCGTGGCCGACCGCGTCCGCCGGCAGACTTGTCGGCGCCACCTTGGAGAACCAGGCCGCGCTCAGCGGAACGTGCGCGCCCCGCCACTTCGGCAGGAGCGCCGCGTGATCGTACTTCACTCCCGTATCGAACGAGCAGATGAGCCGCCCGCGCCCCGTCAACCCCTTCTGCCACAGTGCGGGGACTCCGAGCTGCACAAGCGGCTGCGCAACCGTCGCCGCCAGACCGGCCGTCGGAGCCTTTTCCTCGACCGGCGCAATCAGGCTCACCGGCGCATCTTCGACCACGAGGCTCACGCCGTCGATCGCCGCCAGTTCCGGGAGGACCGCCGCCGGCACCGCTGCCGCGTAGGCCGGTGCAATCCAGTAACGGGCGACGGTCGAGCGGGCGTGCTGCCGGAGCAGCGCGGCCACCGCCCGGTCCCCCCGCCCCCGCGCCTGCTTCAGCGCCGATGTGACCTGCCGGATTTGATCTCCCCGGGCAAGCATCGCGGCCGACGCTTTCGACGCGGCGGCGGTGCGTTCCGTCTCGAGGAAGACGACCACGTGCACGATGCTGTCCGGCGGCGCTCCGCGGTCGATCAGTTCGGCGAGCCCCGGCGCCAGCGACGGCTGGGCGGCGGCCGCCCCGGTGTTCAGCCCCAGCATGATCAGACCCGCGAACAGCGAGAGCGTGTAGGCTGCAAGTTCCTTCATGGGTTCTCCTCCGGCAAAGTCCGGGGACCCTTAGAGCAACGGTTATGCCGCCCCCCGGCTTATGAGGGGGCCGCAACCGGCTGCACCGACTCACCCTCAGGGCGAGCTAATCGCTATTACCGCAACGACTTTCGGGGGAGGCGCTGGGGTCGCGCGAGCGGGGCGAGCGGTTGACCACTTGCACAGGTGAAAGGCCGGTGCAGTCCGATGCACAGGCGGGTGCACACTCGGCAACTTTTTACAGGCTGATTCCAGCGGCGGGTTCTATATTGTCCCGATGGCTCCACACCGGCAACAGGGCGGTTTTCCCGCCTCGCTCGGGCTGATTCTGCTGGTCGCCGCCGGGCTGCGGGTCTGCTACCTGGCCATGTACGCCGGGCTGCCTGAGTGGACCATGCTCACGGTCGACAACTGCTTCCACCACCACTGGGCGCAGGATATCGCGGCCGGGAATATCCTCGGCGCCACCACATACTTCCGCGCCCCGTTCTATGTTTTCGTGTTGGCCGCCCTGTACGCCGTCTTCGGTGTTTCGCTCTGGACGGCCCGCGTGTTCGGTCTGGCCGTGGGCCTGGCATCGGTGGCGCTGACGTACGTGCTCGGTCGGCGGGCGGTGTCGTCGCGCGTCGGTCTCTTGGCGGCCGGTCTCCACGCCGTGTGGCCGACCGCGCTCTACTTCGAGTCCGAACTGCTGCTCGACCCGCTGTTTTTGCTGCTACTGCAGGCTTCGGTATGGCGGCTGCTCGTGTGGCGGGAAACGCACCGGGCGCGGGATGCGTTCTGGCTCGGACTGGCGCTTGGTCTGGCGGCGATCACGCGACCGACCGCGCTGTTGCTCCTGGTCGTGGTCGCGGGGGTCGCCCTGTGCGCCCGGCGCGGCCTGGCGCCGCTCCTGCGCACAGCGCTCGCGGTCGGCCTCGGCCTGGCGATTGCGATCGGACCGATCTTCATCCGCAACCTCGCGGTCGCCGGCGATCCGGTGCTGATCGCCTCGCAGGGAGGCATCAACCTGTACATCGGCAACAACCCTGAGGCCGACGGCGTCTCCGCGGTCCTGCCCGAACCGCTGGGTTTCAACTGGCAGATTCGGGATGTCGTGCATATCGCAGAGCAGGCCGCCGGCCGTCCGCTCGCACCCGGCGAAGTCTCCGACTACTGGGCGCAGCGCGCCCGCACGTGGATCGCCGCCCATCCCCTCTCGTTTCTCCGCCTTTATGCGGAGAAGCTCTACTGGAACATCTCGCACCGGGAGATTTCCAACAACCGCGCGCTCGGGCCGTTCTTCGCGCTCATCCCGCTGCTGCGCTACAATCCGCTGAGTTTCGGTCTGCTCTTTGCGTTGGCTCTGGCCGGTCTGGCCGCGGCGCTGCGGACCAACGCCCGTCTTCGCCTGATCGCGCTTATCCTCCTGCTGTATGTCGCCGCCTCGGCGCTGTTCTTCTTCAACAGCCGCTTCCGCCTGCCGGTGCTGCCGCTGTATTTCATCCTGGCGGCAACCGGTGTGTTCGGGCTGGCCGAGGCTGTTCGGCGGCGGCGGGGGCTGGTGCTGCCGGCCGCGGCTCTGACAGTTGGCGCCGGGCTGTCGTTCCTGCCACTGGTGTCGCTCCCGTCCGGTGTGTCTCCCCAAGCGATCATGAGCGCCGCCAATTACGCCTACGGACAGGGGGACTTCCGCCGCGCGCTCGAACTCTCGGCCGAAGCGGCCGCGGTCGACTCCACCTACCCCGAAGTGAACCTGAATCTGGGCAACGCCTGGCTGCGTTTGGGCGACGCCGCTGCGGCCCGGGCTGCCTGGGAGCGGGAGGCCCGGTTCCACCCTGGCCGACCCAAGGCTCTGACCAACCTCGCCTCGCTGGCCCTGCTCGAGGGGCGTTTCGCCGACGCGCAAGCGGAGGGGCAGCGGGCGCTGGCGCTCCGCCCCTACGACTACGACGCCAATCTCGTTTGGCTGCGGGCCGTGTTCGCGGCGGATACGACAGCGCCTGAGCAGCTTGTCGCCGAGGTTCAGGCCGCTGCGGCGCGCACGGGCGGCGACGTCTACCTGCTCAACGAGGCCGGCATTCTGCTCACGCAGCGCGGGCTGGCCGAGACGGCGCGCGCGACGCTCCTGGCGGCCCTGTCCGCGCCGCCGCCGCCGATCGAGATGGACGATGCCGCTTTCGCTCCCAATTTCCGTCACAGCCGCGAGCGCATGCGCGAGCAGCACGCCCAGGCGGCCTACCAGCTCGGCTATCTCGCCGCTCTCGCTAGCCGCTTCGGGGAGGCTGTCGAATTCTCGCGCCGGGCGGTGGAACTCGACCCCGGCCTGGCTGAGGCCTGGGTGAACCTAGTCGGC includes the following:
- a CDS encoding M6 family metalloprotease domain-containing protein yields the protein MTRVTFISLLLLALAGSAAAVAPHPEAIEKWKAEGVWKEKVDAWQAFKARGGCAPNETPIWQPGKEPRAMAAQAGPDTVKVIVLLVEFTDNRMSGGYANGTNAVFDSILFSDSTIDTAGAIINPTGSMTDYYREVTYGGLYLAGDIYGPYTAPNTYAYYVGSDDGLSRSAELVYDLTNLADPDIDYTQYTNGDNDVDAVIVIHAGRGAEEGIFGIWSHKASINATRDGVQVKYYTMNPEEAGDHLSAIGVFCHEFGHVLGLPDLYDVTYAEGSSGAGHWSLMGNGNYLFGSKRPAHLDGWCKAQAGLVTIIDVTQNIKLAAIPAVEYNPVVYRLRNATTGSSEYWLIENRRQTGFDTNIPGSGLCIWHYDAGTAAGTGSNRYPPYRIALEQADGQFQLEYAGSSGDAGDPFPGATGNRNFHDYSTPATNLNDDLSPLYGLVSRIGVWDVSNADSVMYAELDIEYSRPWIVEASSGFVFNDDAPRGDGDGVVEAGEEIHFYCYIRNFMRYSYNVRAALASGSPRIEWVTPAVSFGTNLLVDIQYNTDPIIFRVKDSLTAAIDTFTVTIVTDSLPGGTFGSEFVKEFQFSKQVGATQVLVVDDDNGAEYQQEYVDALRGRGIPSRVWNVQSQGSPDSLALSGYRIVFWHTGIDTSTGAFSAANVAAMKGYLNAPDHHLCLGTYALVKLAALDNAFVADYLKASHAGNLYFPQYLGVPGTAIGNGTEYRPITGAPNAAAANAYMNVLSGGQSIFTGGPSGQIRGIAYAGPTYKTVLLTFAPELLNDNAGGTTMPKDTLISRILAYFGGQATSIHDGSPFPVMPSSFTLEQNYPNPFNPSTTIRYTLRSTGADFRSTPRTKLAVYNALGQRVATLVDEVQIPGSYAVDWDGSDGRGHRAASGVYFYRLERGDEAQTMKMVLLK
- a CDS encoding S8 family peptidase, with the protein product MKELAAYTLSLFAGLIMLGLNTGAAAAQPSLAPGLAELIDRGAPPDSIVHVVVFLETERTAAASKASAAMLARGDQIRQVTSALKQARGRGDRAVAALLRQHARSTVARYWIAPAYAAAVPAAVLPELAAIDGVSLVVEDAPVSLIAPVEEKAPTAGLAATVAQPLVQLGVPALWQKGLTGRGRLICSFDTGVKYDHAALLPKWRGAHVPLSAAWFSKVAPTSLPADAVGHGTHTMGIMVGSDGADTIGVAPDAEWITAGVIDQGRPLSTTIADILEAFQWALNPDGDTMTTDDVPDVILNSWGIPKGLFTPCDRTFAAAIENVEAAGVVTVFAAGNEGPNAMTLRNPADMVLSPLSAFAVGAVDANNAVASFSSRGPASCDQVSVKPELVAPGVSIRSSYKDGGYKVLTGTSMAAPFVAGLVALVRQYNPNVSAADIKSAFIAAARDLGPLGEDNSYGYGIVDAARLLQYIPDPVAPDFSISRVAVSGDGLAVPGERFDLAITLRNPAANIVRATATLAAPAASGVTVESGEVIYLFGGDLLSAVNGAPLTATFSDTLYHGQTAAFTLCVRYEYNLAEHTDTLTFTLPVGVAPAGSFATHRTAQMDLTVSDFGMFGLAPGSIYNVRGEGFTVGGSDNLLYEAGVIIGRNALQLSTGVRGADGGFAASDFLPVAPLSEEWVDLDGGRHRTAEYDDRGAEISIPITVRQETVSYPGMDHSSLLVVKFRLKNTSIEPLTNLRFGLLADYDLGGAETVAYDANLNMIVTAGADGSRAALMGLDGAVSFSAFANQAGAKTGFSGGELYDILSRSGVDLGEASGDDRFVIVGAGPFSIPPRDSVTIALAFVAGLAEADFEAAAAAARRMYDEATAAADERPDGLPAAFELHQNYPNPFNPTTRIRFDLPRAAEVSLKIYNTLGQEVTVLHEGPLAPGRHAVDWEAAGDLASGVYFYRLTVGDTQQTRKMVLLK
- a CDS encoding glycosyltransferase family 39 protein, coding for MAPHRQQGGFPASLGLILLVAAGLRVCYLAMYAGLPEWTMLTVDNCFHHHWAQDIAAGNILGATTYFRAPFYVFVLAALYAVFGVSLWTARVFGLAVGLASVALTYVLGRRAVSSRVGLLAAGLHAVWPTALYFESELLLDPLFLLLLQASVWRLLVWRETHRARDAFWLGLALGLAAITRPTALLLLVVVAGVALCARRGLAPLLRTALAVGLGLAIAIGPIFIRNLAVAGDPVLIASQGGINLYIGNNPEADGVSAVLPEPLGFNWQIRDVVHIAEQAAGRPLAPGEVSDYWAQRARTWIAAHPLSFLRLYAEKLYWNISHREISNNRALGPFFALIPLLRYNPLSFGLLFALALAGLAAALRTNARLRLIALILLLYVAASALFFFNSRFRLPVLPLYFILAATGVFGLAEAVRRRRGLVLPAAALTVGAGLSFLPLVSLPSGVSPQAIMSAANYAYGQGDFRRALELSAEAAAVDSTYPEVNLNLGNAWLRLGDAAAARAAWEREARFHPGRPKALTNLASLALLEGRFADAQAEGQRALALRPYDYDANLVWLRAVFAADTTAPEQLVAEVQAAAARTGGDVYLLNEAGILLTQRGLAETARATLLAALSAPPPPIEMDDAAFAPNFRHSRERMREQHAQAAYQLGYLAALASRFGEAVEFSRRAVELDPGLAEAWVNLVGACAAAGRIDEARTTLREALARFPNRPELRELDRRLAPRQ